One Esox lucius isolate fEsoLuc1 chromosome 1, fEsoLuc1.pri, whole genome shotgun sequence genomic region harbors:
- the scn2b gene encoding sodium channel subunit beta-2, with product MPFTFQEGNKTSSIANWSIVALVIYTMALPASSMDVLYHSQITVLNGTVVSFQCTFTSCYKMDVNKFAMNWTYQENFNATEEMFMTYKKGMVPLRTEQFGDRVQFVGNLDKNDLSITLSDVQLSDEGIYHCYVRNPPDRILGHGETKLFVVTELPPPRDSTIAVAIGASVGGALALLILSMVVVKCVRHHKKQELISDEQKIEEEGKLDPEGGTEDGTKKAFLPEDVQ from the exons ATGCCTTTTACATTTCAAGAGGGGAATAAGACGTCGAGTATAGCTAACTGGAGCATCGTTGCATTGGTGATTTACACTATGG ctTTGCCTGCATCTAGTATGGATGTCCTGTACCATAGCCAGATCACTGTCTTGAATGGCACCGTGGTGAGTTTCCAGTGCACATTCACCTCCTGCTATAAAATGGATGTCAACAAGTTTGCCATGAACTGGACCTACCAGGAGAACTTCAATGCGACTGAGGAGATG TTTATGACCTATAAGAAGGGGATGGTGCCCTTGCGAACAGAGCAGTTTGGTGATCGTGTGCAGTTTGTGGGCAACCTGGACAAGAACGACTTGTCCATCACCCTCTCTGATGTCCAGCTGTCAGACGAAGGCATCTACCACTGCTACGTCCGCAACCCACCTGACCGTATCCTGGGGCACGGAGAAACCAAACTGTTTGTCGTCACTGAAC TGCCTCCCCCGCGGGACTCAACCATAGCAGTGGCGATTGGGGCATCTGTGGGAGGGGCGCTGGCACTGCTCATCCTGTccatggtggtggtgaagtgtgTTCGGCACCACAAGAAACAAGAGCTCATTTCTGATGAGCAGAAGATAGAGGAGGAGGGTAAACTGGACCCTGAGGGGGGCACCGAGGACGGAACAAA